A portion of the Streptococcus urinalis 2285-97 genome contains these proteins:
- a CDS encoding single-stranded DNA-binding protein: protein MYQVNTILIGRLTAQPELIKTTNDKSFCRATIAVNRRYKTKTGEKETDFINLVVWGKLAETLVSYANKGSLLSCDGELRTRKYEKENQTHYISEVLCHSFQLLESRTQRAMRENNNISDLADLVLDDQELPF from the coding sequence ATGTATCAAGTGAATACCATATTAATTGGACGACTAACAGCTCAACCTGAGCTAATTAAAACGACAAATGACAAATCATTTTGTCGTGCGACAATTGCAGTCAATAGAAGATATAAAACAAAAACTGGTGAAAAAGAGACTGATTTTATCAATCTTGTTGTTTGGGGTAAGTTAGCGGAAACTTTAGTCTCATATGCAAATAAAGGTAGCCTTTTATCATGCGATGGAGAATTAAGGACACGAAAATATGAAAAAGAAAATCAGACACATTATATTTCAGAAGTCCTTTGCCATTCTTTTCAATTATTAGAATCACGTACTCAAAGAGCAATGCGTGAAAATAATAATATCAGTGATTTAGCCGATTTGGTTCTTGATGACCAAGAGTTACCTTTTTAA
- a CDS encoding ABC transporter substrate-binding protein, which produces MGFKRFNVIILAVISLVALTACRQETNKTSKTVKVGIIQYAEHSALDEARKGFIEGLSEGGYKKGKNLKLTIKNAQGDQSNLQTMVDQLAGKNDLNFAIATPAAQALLNADQETPEVFTAVTDPVAANLVDSLSKPGGNMTGTIDATNVSDQINLLTKVAPKAKTVGIFYNSSEVNSEAQAKQAKEALEKKGIKVVEKTVTSTNDVQQVMTSLAKQVDAVYLPTDNTVASTATTIGDILKDAKIPSIGSDEAYLNAVLFTSGVNYHAIGKQAGKQAVSILKGKNPAEVKVGKPKKTTIAVNEDMAKVLNIKPETIKSFAD; this is translated from the coding sequence ATGGGGTTTAAAAGGTTTAATGTTATTATCTTAGCAGTTATTTCATTAGTTGCACTGACAGCCTGTAGGCAAGAAACAAACAAGACATCAAAAACTGTTAAAGTTGGGATTATTCAATATGCAGAACATTCTGCACTGGATGAAGCTAGAAAAGGATTCATTGAAGGTTTAAGTGAGGGAGGCTATAAGAAAGGAAAAAATCTTAAATTAACCATCAAAAATGCACAGGGAGATCAGTCCAATTTACAAACAATGGTTGACCAATTAGCTGGGAAAAACGATTTAAACTTTGCCATTGCTACACCTGCCGCTCAAGCACTCTTAAATGCGGATCAAGAGACACCGGAAGTTTTTACGGCAGTTACAGATCCTGTTGCAGCTAACCTTGTTGATTCACTTTCAAAACCGGGTGGTAATATGACTGGAACGATTGATGCGACAAATGTTAGTGATCAAATAAATTTGTTAACAAAAGTAGCTCCAAAAGCAAAAACTGTTGGTATCTTCTATAATTCAAGTGAAGTAAATTCTGAAGCACAAGCAAAGCAGGCTAAGGAAGCTCTTGAGAAAAAGGGTATTAAGGTTGTTGAAAAAACGGTAACAAGTACAAATGATGTTCAACAGGTGATGACCAGTTTAGCTAAACAAGTTGATGCCGTTTACCTTCCAACGGATAACACAGTAGCATCTACTGCAACTACGATTGGAGATATTTTAAAAGATGCTAAGATTCCTTCAATTGGTAGTGATGAAGCTTACTTAAATGCAGTTTTATTTACTTCTGGAGTCAATTATCATGCTATTGGAAAGCAAGCAGGAAAACAAGCTGTCAGCATCTTAAAAGGTAAAAATCCAGCAGAAGTTAAGGTTGGGAAACCTAAAAAAACAACCATCGCAGTAAATGAAGACATGGCAAAGGTTTTAAATATTAAGCCAGAAACCATCAAGTCATTTGCGGATTAA
- a CDS encoding ABC transporter permease, with protein MELILSSLSQGLLWSIMAIGVYITFRILDIADLTAEGAYPLGAAICATSIVSGHGPLMATFLSFVGGLLAGLVSGLIHTKLKIPALLTGIVTLTGLYSVNLKVLGKANVALLRQKTLVTELYDMGFTKVASVLIIGCAFAIVVILLLTLLLKTQIGLALRSTGDNIPMSESNGIKTDNMKILGYMLSNGLISLCGALLCQNNGYADINSGVGTIVIGLASIIIAEVIIRNLSIGWRLVSIVLGSIVYRLIILAILAIPGMDADLVKLFSAILLATVLFIPELQKKLHIRKPNLG; from the coding sequence ATGGAGCTCATATTATCAAGCCTTTCTCAAGGCTTACTTTGGTCAATAATGGCTATTGGTGTTTATATTACTTTTAGAATATTAGATATTGCGGACTTAACAGCAGAAGGAGCATACCCACTTGGTGCAGCTATTTGTGCGACAAGTATTGTTTCAGGACATGGCCCATTGATGGCGACATTTCTATCTTTTGTAGGGGGACTTCTAGCAGGTCTAGTATCTGGACTTATTCATACAAAATTAAAAATACCAGCTTTATTAACTGGGATTGTAACCTTGACTGGCCTATACTCTGTTAACTTAAAAGTTCTTGGCAAAGCAAATGTTGCTTTACTGAGACAAAAAACCTTGGTAACAGAGCTATATGATATGGGCTTTACAAAAGTAGCCTCTGTTTTAATCATTGGATGTGCATTTGCGATTGTTGTAATCTTACTTTTGACCTTATTACTCAAAACACAAATTGGACTGGCTCTTCGATCAACTGGAGATAATATTCCAATGAGTGAGTCAAATGGTATTAAAACGGATAATATGAAGATTCTAGGTTATATGCTTTCAAATGGATTGATTTCTTTATGTGGAGCTCTTCTGTGTCAAAATAATGGTTATGCAGATATTAATTCTGGTGTTGGGACTATTGTTATTGGATTAGCTTCTATCATTATTGCTGAAGTTATCATCAGAAATTTAAGCATTGGTTGGCGTTTGGTATCTATTGTTCTTGGATCAATTGTTTATCGTCTCATTATTTTAGCTATTCTGGCTATTCCAGGTATGGATGCTGATTTGGTTAAATTATTCTCAGCTATTCTTTTGGCGACTGTTCTGTTTATTCCAGAACTTCAAAAGAAATTACATATACGCAAGCCGAATTTAGGATAG
- a CDS encoding ABC transporter ATP-binding protein — MTTILSIKDIHKIFETGTVNENHVLKGLSLDVEEGDFISIIGGNGAGKSTLMNTLAGTLKVDQGDILLDGKSIKNLSSAKRAKDISRVFQDPKMGTASRLSIEENMAIAYRRGKSRGLGWGVKDAERGILKKSLKELGLNLENRMKVDTQFLSGGQRQALTLLMASLEKPKVLLLDEHTAALDPKISAMVMDLTQKIVETHHLTTLMITHNMENAIAYGNRLVMLHQGKIVVDVKGEAKKQLTVQQLMSLFQQNSGQKLTDDALVLS, encoded by the coding sequence ATGACAACAATATTATCGATTAAAGATATTCACAAAATTTTTGAAACAGGAACTGTTAATGAAAATCATGTTCTCAAAGGTCTCAGTTTAGATGTAGAAGAGGGTGATTTCATCTCTATTATTGGTGGTAATGGAGCTGGGAAATCAACCTTGATGAACACACTTGCAGGAACTCTAAAGGTTGATCAAGGTGATATATTACTTGATGGAAAATCCATAAAAAATTTATCATCTGCAAAAAGAGCAAAAGATATTAGTCGTGTTTTCCAAGATCCTAAAATGGGAACAGCTTCGCGCTTGAGCATTGAGGAAAATATGGCCATTGCTTATCGCCGTGGCAAATCAAGAGGCTTAGGCTGGGGTGTTAAAGATGCTGAACGAGGAATATTAAAAAAATCTCTTAAAGAACTAGGACTCAATCTTGAAAATAGGATGAAAGTTGATACACAATTTTTATCTGGTGGTCAAAGACAAGCTCTAACACTACTTATGGCATCGTTGGAAAAGCCCAAAGTATTACTTCTTGATGAACATACTGCGGCATTAGATCCTAAAATAAGTGCAATGGTTATGGATTTAACACAAAAAATTGTAGAGACACACCACTTAACAACTTTAATGATTACACATAATATGGAAAATGCCATCGCCTATGGCAATCGACTTGTGATGTTACACCAAGGGAAAATTGTTGTTGATGTTAAAGGTGAGGCGAAAAAACAATTAACGGTACAACAGTTAATGTCTCTCTTCCAACAAAATAGTGGTCAAAAACTAACAGATGACGCTTTAGTATTAAGTTAA
- a CDS encoding ABC transporter substrate-binding protein yields the protein MKKLTKLLVVSLASLTLVACRSNTDSSSNSISESKKTVKVGILQYMEHVSLSAARKGFEEELKAEGYKEGKNLKLDYQNAQGDQSNLQTISEQLAKDNDLILAIATPAAQALATATSEKPIVFTAVTDPLSADLVNSIKKPGGNLTGTSDQAPIGKQVKLLGEALPKAKKVGILYTTSERNSEVQVKKAESLLKKAGYEVVKKGISSTNDVQDAANSLMKETDAVFVPTDNTVASTMTMIGQLSVQNKVPVIGGSTDMVDAGGLLTYGTNYKELGKQVGKMAVKILKGADPAKLSVEYPKTVSLHVNKEMASKLGIDVSNLSDK from the coding sequence ATGAAAAAATTAACAAAACTATTGGTAGTTTCACTTGCAAGCTTAACTCTTGTTGCTTGTCGTTCAAATACAGACTCTAGTTCAAATTCCATTAGTGAAAGTAAAAAGACTGTTAAAGTCGGTATTCTTCAATATATGGAACATGTTTCTTTATCAGCTGCACGTAAAGGGTTTGAAGAAGAATTAAAAGCAGAAGGTTACAAAGAAGGAAAAAACTTAAAACTAGATTATCAAAATGCACAAGGGGATCAATCTAATTTACAGACTATCTCAGAGCAATTGGCTAAAGATAATGATTTAATCTTAGCTATTGCGACACCAGCTGCCCAAGCACTGGCAACAGCAACCTCTGAAAAGCCCATTGTCTTTACAGCAGTAACTGACCCATTATCTGCAGATTTAGTAAATTCGATAAAAAAACCTGGTGGCAATTTAACAGGAACAAGTGACCAGGCTCCAATTGGGAAACAAGTTAAATTATTAGGTGAAGCCTTACCAAAAGCTAAAAAAGTAGGTATTTTATATACAACAAGTGAACGTAACTCAGAAGTTCAAGTTAAGAAAGCAGAATCATTATTGAAAAAAGCAGGCTATGAAGTTGTTAAAAAAGGGATTTCAAGTACAAATGATGTTCAAGATGCTGCAAATAGCTTAATGAAAGAAACAGATGCCGTCTTTGTACCAACGGATAATACTGTTGCATCAACAATGACAATGATTGGTCAATTATCCGTTCAAAATAAAGTTCCAGTTATTGGTGGGTCAACTGATATGGTTGATGCAGGAGGCTTATTGACATATGGAACAAATTATAAAGAACTTGGGAAACAAGTTGGAAAAATGGCTGTAAAAATCCTAAAAGGTGCTGATCCAGCAAAACTTTCAGTTGAATATCCTAAAACAGTTAGTCTTCACGTCAATAAAGAGATGGCATCAAAATTAGGCATTGATGTTTCAAATCTATCAGATAAATAA